The genomic segment TCTGCACAGTCCCAGAATGACTATTACCTTAATTTAAAATGACTGTTATGCCATGCGATctctttcttgtatttttagaaTAGCTTTCCAGTGAACTTGTTCAAGAATCTTCTAGAATGTAGTGTTGGAAACCGTATTTCTGTGAATAATGTTTAAAGGGAGTGGTGCAAGTGCTTTCTCTTGAGAAATATATCTTTTCTGGGCAGCACTTTTAGAAGTGAGTCTTGTCTGTTtctaaatcatttattttattgtattttattttttgagttgataGACTAGGCAATTTACTTTTGAGAATTCCTTGTTTCTAGAGACCTTTTTCGCACTTCAATTTGTATAAACTTGAGATAACTATGTGCAGGTTCCATCCTTTTTCTTGGACTAATGATAGACCGACTGCACCATTATATTAGAGAACTCCGTGTGAGGAGGAAGACCATGGAGGATGTGAAGAAACAAAATCGAAGTTTTGAGGATGGGAAGGTTGAGGAGACCAAAGCATTAGAAGCAGAGGCATCCACACTGCGAGAAAAACTTAAACAGCTGGAATCTGAATTGAAAATCAAGACAAAGGAGGTAAATACATCAGAAGCCAATGCAGTTGCTctaagtaagcaatctgaaggGTTCCTTCTTGAGTATGATCGTTTGCTTGAAGAGAACCAGAACCTAAGGAGCCAGTTGCAATCTCTGGACTTGAGATTTTCACGTTCAACTAGCAAGAAGAATACTTGAGGAACTGAGCCCCGCTTGTCAAATAACCTTTTTATcttcagtctttttttttctcatactaTTACTGGGGATTTTCTTGATGGGTTTCATAGTTAGGGTTTAATTGCCATCCATGCATTGTTGTAAGCCTGTAAGTGTGGAGAAAAAGACAAATTGAAAAGCAGAGAAAAGGAGTGTAAAAATAGGTTCTCATTTTGTGTTAAGTTCAATTCAAATGTAGAGCTTGACGCTGAAAAAGAAGGGATGTATTTTGTCAGCAGAAATTCTGGTATGTTTTTTTCCCAACATGGATTTTTGTTAAAGAGAACAAATACTGCTGATATTCTCTTGTTTCTGAATATTTGTCCTGGTGAGTCGGGCTAACTTTTTTTAGGCCAGTGATGAATTGACAAAAGTGAGACTCAAACTTTGATCTGtaattatgatttgtgtttacAATTGATTATGATTAATTTAACCTCAAggtattgtttttgaaatactGGAAAAATTATCAGTTCTTAAAATTGAGCGCAGGATCATTTTCACGGAGATCCCTATCAGTGTTTATTACGGCGAGTACCATCAAGCCAAGGAAGATCGGAACTGATAGTGCAGATAAAACAAGCATCTTTTGCTGATGCTATAGGACCTTTAACCTCGTTTGCATATTCAGCAGAAACGGATGCCAGGAGTGTTAATGTGAATGAATAAGCCCACCACGCAACCTTCAATTTTCTCATTGATTTCTTGAAAAGAACTGGCCTACAAGCCTGTTACACAGCATAGAGAATGATAAATTAGATTTGAAGCAAACTTTTCATCACACAGAACAAATATGGTATTGTCACAGCCCTAGTTTTGAACGTAGCTTGCCAGAGGCATGAATTGgaacaaagagagaaaggacaGCATCTTTGAGGCAGTATCAAAAGCTCTAGAAATGGAGCAAGCTAAACTTGCCGTGCTTGGTGCagcaaagaacaagaagaataCAGGCCTCAACAGTGCAGGAAAGCTATTCCCACCTGAAAAACGCTGATAAAGTGTAACAAAGAGCACTAAGAAATGTAAGATGCCAAGGGGAAAAAATGCAAATAGCACTTTCTTTCCACCTCATCTGTGATGCTGTCCTTGCAACCACCAAGTTCCCTATTACTGATATCTGGCAAGTCGGATTTGCAAGCGTGGATAGAAACTTCTTCTCTGTTGTAAACCACTGTCCATAGATTTTCATATCAAGCATCACAACAGGAATAGCATAGGAGCAACAAAGAACAAAATAGGGAACAATCTTTGAAACTGATATCAGTGACGATTGAAGCAACAAAAGCCATGAAATCCATGGAGCATACAAGTAGTTAACTCCTATATAGTGAAAGAACTCTTCCGTCACCAAGTTAGAGTGAAAAAACATTTCAGATCACAGATAAGGGAGGGAAATTTGTATTAGATGTGCAAGCCACTATAGCAAAAGAAAATTTGTACGTGCTGCATAAAGTCTTACATTTGGCTTCCTTTGCACAAGTAGCACATAAATGTTATGTGTATTCTTTTGAGGGActaatggaaaataaaagaaatgaagctTCATAGCTGGGAAAAACAAGAGAATTAATGCATTGAAAAGAGCTAATTAGCTAGCTTTTCATGGCGGGCTGTGACAAATGTCAATGGTGTTCCAATTTGCTTATGGGAAAGAGATAGCTTAAAATTTACAATAATAATCActaatcaatttataataattaatggtATAATCAATTTTACTAATCAATTAAACTATTTCAATTCACTCGGACTTGGTTAAATAAGTTCTTAGTTGGAAATAACCTATGTCAATGTCCTTTTCATTACatcaacattatttaattttttttaatattttgttattggtATAATAATTTAACAACTGTGATTTGTGAggaaatatgtatttttaaacaacCATGTGCAAGCATTGCCATGTAGAAAACCGAAGTTTATTTCCTTCAAAAAATTTGAACAGCCACATAAAGCACCTTTTCTACCTTCACAGggcatcaataatattttatgccTGCTACCATCGCCACAACTACCACTACTGCTAGTCTTCTTCCCACTAATATACGTGAgttcattaagaaaaaagacaaaGTCATATTCCATGCTAGCCCAAGTTATCTCTGCCCCACTATGGCCAATGTGGCCACTAGCATATGCTAAGTTATAATCCTCACTACAAGGAACAATTTCTTGTTCGTTGCTTCTTACTGTGATCCAAGTATCATCCCATGACCAATTGGGCACTTCTCCATTGCCTTCAGTCAATTGCTTGATTCTTTCAACTGGAGAGACCGAAGGGCTTTCTTGGGACAAATCCCAAGTTGTCTCTAACTCCTCTATCGAGTCCCATAAGACTTGATCCAGTACACATGTTGGAGTGTCCACATTTGTGCTGCTAATAATCTCCTTCAAAGCAGAATTTGGCTCCTCGGTAATGAAATCATGCTTAAGCAGTTCACTGGCTGACCACCTTTCTCCTGGGTCCCTCTTCAGGCACTTGCTCAAAAAGTCCTTGGCTTGCTTAGACATGAAGCTTGGAATCTCTGGCACGTTACCTGAAAACCCAATTTGGTAAAGGGCTGAAACTGGGTCTGAGACATTCACCCATGGAGCTTGTCCGGTAGCCATCTCAACAACGGTGCACCCGACAGACCAGATATCAGCAGGGAACCCTTGGTGCTCCCCACGCGCCACCTCAGGTGCCATGTAAAGCGGAGTGCCTGCAATTGGCGCTGTCGCTTTCAAATCAATATCCCCCGACACCTCATCAACCCTCTTAGCACAACCCAAATCAGCAATTTTTGCCCCATCACCGGTGAGCAAAATATTATGACCCTTAATGTCACAATGCACTATACCATTACAATGAAGGTACTCAAGGCCAAGCAAAATCGTCCGGGCATACAATCTGATCATAGCCTCGTCGAGACAGCCTCCGCCCTCCCGAATCGCATCGATAAGCGTGCCACCGGATATGTACTCCAAGAAAAGATTATAGAACAACTTACCATTCTCGTTAGTAATGTCACACCCCTTGTACACCACAATTTGTGGACACttcaatgttgaaagaataCTTTGCTCTCTTTGGAGAGACTCCGATTTCAATAGCTCAGCTGACTTAACCGCAAAGACTTGACCGGACCGGTTGGCCTTGGCCATCGAGACGGTGGCCGAGGAGCCATGGCCAATGGTTTGGCCTCTAGTCCAGTCCATTTTGGAGAGAAAGGTGGGGGGTCTGACAAAATTTAAAGAATGTGTATTATGCTTGCTGAATTGTTTGCATTGGTAGttatattctatatatatacacacacacagcACATATGCAAACTGTAGTTTATGCGTCTGGTTTGGTACGTTTGGCTTTAATGCAAGAAACATTGCTTTCttcattaaactttattttagcaTATTTATTTTGTGGCCAATGGGCGGCCGccgtttctctctctctctaaacaaGACGCTTCCACGTGTCGAGAAGCGGGTGGGTTGCAAGCTTTGGCCGGCTTTTGAAGCCCAATTGCTTAATCCTGACGCTGAGCTTAGCTTAGCTTAGCTTAGCTACGCATTATGCTTTGTTCACGAGACACCACGTGAGAACGTGCATGATTTGTGGTGATTACATCTTTGTGAAAGAGTGTGGGATCATACAATGGATATGGCACAAACGCACGGGATATTCTATTCTTTAGAGAGGTTGATTGGTCGATAAGAGGTGGTTGGATAAGTGGATTAATTTAAGCTTAATCTCCATTGTTAATTATTGActaatttgaaattgaagtcTCTCTAATGGTAATAGACAATGAGAAGGTAAACCTCCAATAATGCCATGTTATTGATACATTGAACCTAGCTAGATAAATATTGATTATAAGTTGGAGAGAGTTCATAATTAATTTGCAGTAAAAGTCAATATAATTAGGGTTTTATTTTGTAATGACTCTCTCCACGTTCATGGATCCAATGCTAATTAATTTGGTCAAGGAATATTCTTCCAGCTAGCAATCATTTATGAGCAAAGATAGTGAGCATGGAAGGGAGCTATTATTGGATCAAAATGGTTGCTGTTGAAAATTAATGATTCTCGATGATAATGGTATTGATTTGAGTTTAATGGATGTTtctcatatatattaaaatgtgaagtgtttttttttttttcaaaaaatggtTTTGGTCACTATAATTTGAATAAGATCTGAGAAAACATTCACCATTATGGTTagattaagaattttttatatgtgatccaaaaaacacattaattattTCTGTATTCTctcaaaccctaattttttcttagtttatatgAACATATTAgaacaatttattaattattgattagCTGGTTATGGTATTTGCTCTTgacatggtatttttttttttttgtaattataggTGTTCGGATTAATTTACATGCACTTTGATTAATTTTCTgagatcctgaagttaacgaccagaTAAGTCTCTAGTGATTCTGAGAAAGTTATGGCACTcgaattgatgatttctgaaaaaaaaaactcaagatctGACTAGTTAAACTATATCCTTCagaattaaaatcttttttatatagaaatttttaattggctaatgatattttttttttacgaggATATCTTTTTAGGAGGATGACTCCTTGCTTTGTGCACTCTTATGGTATCCATCATACGTTCCTTTCAAGGAACACAAACTGTTAAGTTGCTTTCTTCATGTGCCAACCACCAATCCCTTGGCTTCACTATATCTCTCCCTTTCAGCTCTTATACTTTGGCTTTCGGTAAAGGGTTTGGGACCCATGAGTTGTCTGTGCATGTGTCTAACGTACGTGTTCTTCTCAAAGTAAAGATCAAACTCTTCATTTTAGTTCTGATGATCAATGGATAATGGGTGTAAATTAAAGTTACATAAAGTGGAGTGAAAGATCCTTACACAGCAAGGATACATTCGAGCCTCTTGAAGAGACGTTGTAGCTGTTCAGGATGATGCCATTCATACTTGGAACTCACAAAGTTAGATTTTGATTGCTTTCCTTCACATGCAAGGAAAAACATTTCTTGTGAAGTTCACCAATCATGCATAAAGGTATAAACTCTCACTGGGATTTATTTCCTAGATTAATGGCGAGGGTGAGTTGACATCATTAATCTCGATTTGAATTACATTATGAAAAAAACTCGATAAGtttaaatctaatattttaacTAGTATTGATATGATATATCTTATCgatatgattaatttaatatatctcTAATACTTGTTATTATCACAAGtatttttattggaaaagaaATGGATGAGGCGTGTATTACAAGATTATAACAGAAAAAAACTAGAGGGGATTAAGAGGGGCTGGCTGGCAGAGTGATAGTTGTCGAGAGAGCAACCAACTGTAATAGCAAAGATCACAGGTGCAATTTCTATGTGCTGACAAGTTTTCAGGACAGCCGGCGGCTGTCTTAGTATCATTCCATGCTTTTTGGCggaaaaaaaagtgagaaaaagCTAGCAAAAGAATAAAATTCCGGCTAGGAGATGAAACAGAAAGCTAATTGTCTGAGCTGTTTAGATATATTCTGTGTATTATGACATAAATGGATCGCAGGCCTCAAGAATCACTAGAGAAGATAAGATGAGTTAACTCGAATttattactttgtttttaaattttacttgaaaacaatgttatttttttaaaaaaaaagatagttttatatttgtaaataaGAAGAGTTGATATTCTgatttacttttataaattaaattaaattaaattcagaaAACGTGTTATAAGGTACTGAAAACCATATATGGCGACATCCACCTACTATGTTGCTACCTGCCCTTCCAGGAGTGGGATGACATTTTTTATGCTTTCAGGTTTTTCATTACAAAAATCAAGAGTTACATCAATGCCTGTTGTCCGTTGTCGGGTTGTGCCATTGCCTTTTAGCCAGTAGCAACCATTGACCGAGGAATTGAATATCCATGTATTTGTCCAGATCTGGTAGAGCAATTACCTTTGATCATTAAACTTAACATgcatcatcaaaaaaaaaaaaaaaagattctatCAATAATTGACCATAGCAAGGCAGTGCGGTTTCTTTGACAGAGTGATCTTAGTCTTCACTCTTGGACTATCCGATAACTACAGGAAGTGCTTTCGACTGTTAAGAAACATATTTTGCATGCCTGTCTTGTCTTTCTACCTCACTTTCAACCTCACCTGCCAATTTCTTTCGTGCTTAACTACCAAGAAAAGGACC from the Populus nigra chromosome 9, ddPopNigr1.1, whole genome shotgun sequence genome contains:
- the LOC133703092 gene encoding mitogen-activated protein kinase kinase kinase 18-like, coding for MDWTRGQTIGHGSSATVSMAKANRSGQVFAVKSAELLKSESLQREQSILSTLKCPQIVVYKGCDITNENGKLFYNLFLEYISGGTLIDAIREGGGCLDEAMIRLYARTILLGLEYLHCNGIVHCDIKGHNILLTGDGAKIADLGCAKRVDEVSGDIDLKATAPIAGTPLYMAPEVARGEHQGFPADIWSVGCTVVEMATGQAPWVNVSDPVSALYQIGFSGNVPEIPSFMSKQAKDFLSKCLKRDPGERWSASELLKHDFITEEPNSALKEIISSTNVDTPTCVLDQVLWDSIEELETTWDLSQESPSVSPVERIKQLTEGNGEVPNWSWDDTWITVRSNEQEIVPCSEDYNLAYASGHIGHSGAEITWASMEYDFVFFLNELTYISGKKTSSSGSCGDGSRHKILLMPCEGRKGALCGCSNFLKEINFGFLHGNACTWLFKNTYFLTNHSC
- the LOC133703576 gene encoding LOW QUALITY PROTEIN: S-type anion channel SLAH1-like (The sequence of the model RefSeq protein was modified relative to this genomic sequence to represent the inferred CDS: deleted 1 base in 1 codon) encodes the protein MFFHSNLVTEEFFHYIGVNYLYAPWISWLLLLQSSLISVSKIVPYFVLCCSYAIPVVMLDMKIYGQWFTTEKKFLSTLANPTCQISVIGNLVVARTASQMRWKESAICFFPLGILHFLVLFVTLYQRFSGGNSFPALLRPVFFLFFAAPSTASLACSISRAFDTASKMLSFLSLFQFMPLACRPVLFKKSMRKLKVAWWAYSFTLTLLASVSAEYANEVKGPIASAKDACFICTISSDLPWLDGTRRNKH
- the LOC133702729 gene encoding uncharacterized protein LOC133702729 — translated: MIQLLFTVIFSEMAMILLFVFKTPLRKLLIMSLDRVKRGRGPVMVKTVAGTVFVVLMSSVYSMVKIQKRWIDDGGAFNPTDQVLLAKHLLEATLMGSILFLGLMIDRLHHYIRELRVRRKTMEDVKKQNRSFEDGKVEETKALEAEASTLREKLKQLESELKIKTKEVNTSEANAVALSKQSEGFLLEYDRLLEENQNLRSQLQSLDLRFSRSTSKKNT